The following coding sequences lie in one Eubacterium ventriosum genomic window:
- a CDS encoding family 16 glycosylhydrolase: MKEFKKLVSAFLVVAMVVTLVTITPSTDANAAVTIYSGKKITLTVGKSEKIYLKQKGAKFKTSNKKVATVNRKGVVKAKGIGTCKIKITVGSSSKNSKVTVVPKNVTIKAATLSGTTAKVTWKKVKGVKGYYVYKSTNANSGFKKVATVKGAKKTSATIKNLASGTTYFKVKAFGKSGKKTITSKKYSKAVSVKVWKLVWSDEFNGSSLDMNNWTYETGTGDGGWGNQEWQTYTAGDNAKVENGNLVIIPRMEWKNGNNAPSKVTSTRIITKNKKTFKYGKMEIRAKAAGGKGTWSAGWMLGDGTGDQRGWPYDGEIDIMEAMSGGVPQTIHCERFNNQSWSHGNKNYATGLTQAKSAETYHTYGIIWTDKYIQFTVDGVNKGLYDPSMYDASIYDQCWAFDHPFFFILNCAVGGNAAGEVSTDGWTNKGTVNGVTTWEDYYYVDYVRVYQ; encoded by the coding sequence ATGAAAGAATTTAAGAAATTAGTTTCAGCTTTTCTTGTTGTGGCTATGGTTGTTACTCTTGTAACTATTACGCCGAGTACAGATGCAAATGCAGCTGTTACAATTTACTCAGGAAAGAAGATTACTTTAACAGTTGGTAAGTCTGAAAAGATTTACTTAAAGCAGAAGGGTGCTAAATTTAAAACAAGCAACAAAAAAGTTGCAACTGTTAACAGGAAAGGTGTTGTAAAAGCAAAAGGCATTGGTACATGTAAAATCAAAATCACAGTAGGAAGCAGTTCAAAGAATTCTAAAGTTACAGTAGTACCTAAAAATGTAACAATTAAAGCAGCTACTTTATCAGGAACAACAGCAAAGGTTACTTGGAAAAAGGTAAAAGGCGTAAAAGGATACTATGTATACAAATCAACAAACGCTAACAGCGGATTTAAGAAAGTAGCAACAGTAAAGGGTGCAAAGAAGACTTCAGCAACAATTAAGAATCTTGCATCAGGAACAACATATTTCAAAGTTAAGGCTTTTGGAAAATCAGGAAAGAAAACAATTACTTCAAAGAAATATTCAAAGGCTGTATCAGTTAAGGTTTGGAAATTAGTATGGTCTGATGAATTTAATGGTTCATCACTTGACATGAATAACTGGACTTATGAGACAGGTACAGGCGATGGCGGTTGGGGTAATCAGGAATGGCAGACTTACACAGCAGGAGATAACGCTAAAGTAGAAAACGGTAATCTTGTTATCATTCCAAGAATGGAATGGAAGAATGGTAACAACGCTCCATCAAAGGTAACTTCAACAAGAATTATTACAAAGAATAAGAAAACATTTAAGTATGGTAAGATGGAAATCAGAGCTAAGGCAGCTGGTGGAAAAGGAACATGGTCAGCAGGTTGGATGTTAGGCGATGGTACAGGTGACCAGAGAGGTTGGCCATATGATGGCGAAATCGACATTATGGAAGCTATGTCAGGTGGAGTTCCACAGACTATCCATTGCGAAAGATTCAACAACCAGTCATGGTCACATGGTAATAAAAACTATGCAACAGGTTTAACACAGGCTAAGAGTGCTGAGACATATCATACTTATGGAATTATCTGGACAGACAAATATATTCAGTTTACAGTTGACGGAGTAAACAAGGGATTATATGATCCATCAATGTACGACGCAAGCATTTATGATCAGTGTTGGGCATTTGATCATCCATTCTTCTTTATTTTAAACTGTGCAGTAGGTGGAAATGCTGCAGGTGAGGTTTCAACAGATGGATGGACAAACAAGGGAACTGTAAACGGTGTTACAACATGGGAAGATTACTACTATGTTGATTATGTAAGAGTTTACCAGTAG
- a CDS encoding carbohydrate ABC transporter permease: MANKDSSAKKIDLSAVKKINFAKLKRLKAVNIIAKVAIYFLLICIGFVFLQPIFEMISKAIMTSKDLIDPSVTWIAKHATLSNFKNAIKTLEMPGSLFNSIWFSALLALAQTAVSLTTGFALSRYSFKGRNFWYIMLILAFILPIPLLTIPRIMVFTEIESIVGFKVIGTIIPQFLMSLLGQGTYSTMLILIAFNFFNMIPKSLDEAAMIDGAGSFRVFYHIAVRLSISTILVVFLFSFVFNWNETYTTNTMLGDALTLVPAKLALFDNGSTGATGNVINEANRMAATLISIAPLLALYMVVQKQFIQGIENTGITGE; this comes from the coding sequence ATGGCAAATAAAGATAGCAGTGCAAAGAAAATTGATTTGTCAGCAGTAAAGAAAATCAACTTTGCCAAATTAAAGAGATTAAAGGCAGTAAATATTATTGCAAAAGTGGCAATTTACTTTTTGCTTATCTGTATTGGATTCGTATTTTTACAGCCAATATTTGAGATGATTTCAAAGGCAATTATGACTTCTAAAGACTTAATTGATCCTTCTGTAACATGGATTGCAAAGCATGCTACACTTAGTAACTTTAAAAACGCAATAAAAACTCTTGAAATGCCTGGCTCATTGTTTAACTCAATCTGGTTTTCAGCATTGTTGGCATTAGCTCAGACAGCAGTATCACTTACAACAGGTTTTGCATTATCAAGATATTCATTTAAGGGACGTAATTTCTGGTACATAATGTTAATCTTAGCATTTATTTTACCAATACCACTTCTTACAATCCCAAGAATTATGGTATTTACGGAAATTGAATCTATTGTAGGATTTAAGGTTATTGGAACAATTATTCCACAGTTCCTAATGTCATTATTAGGACAGGGAACATATTCAACAATGTTAATTTTGATTGCGTTTAACTTCTTTAATATGATACCTAAGTCATTAGATGAAGCAGCCATGATTGACGGTGCCGGTTCATTTAGAGTTTTCTATCATATTGCAGTTAGATTATCAATTTCAACAATACTTGTTGTATTCCTGTTTTCATTCGTATTTAACTGGAATGAAACATATACAACAAACACAATGCTTGGTGATGCATTAACTCTTGTACCTGCAAAACTTGCATTATTCGATAATGGTTCAACAGGGGCTACAGGTAACGTAATAAACGAAGCAAACCGAATGGCAGCAACACTTATTTCAATTGCTCCATTGTTGGCATTGTACATGGTAGTACAGAAACAGTTCATTCAGGGTATTGAAAATACAGGTATTACCGGAGAATAA
- a CDS encoding LacI family DNA-binding transcriptional regulator — translation MVTIKDVAREAGVAISTVSNVFNNGDIVSEETKQKVLEAVEKLHYIPNMNAKLLKSNRKNTIGLFVTSLQGDFYNVLTQAIHLQCKLNNYMLNIYVSNDNSPDEIYRMIIASGVAGAIIYHEDLTGDYVKRIATVNIPMVFIDRDSKDKNISGVLVDDKLGATMAVDHLIKLGHKRIGYIHGNETGDDKHRFQGYKEMMEKNNLPIDEDIILRGYYEEALAYSEMRSMLSSGIKLPDAMFCANDEMAWGCIQALQDVGIKVPEDVSVIGYDDSTLSAYYGVPLTTVHSPIVEMGSASANELFRLLNSEGDKSGTVTKLSPTMVYRSSCGKHKERK, via the coding sequence ATGGTTACAATTAAAGATGTTGCACGAGAAGCAGGTGTAGCAATTTCAACAGTATCAAATGTATTTAACAATGGTGACATTGTTAGTGAAGAAACAAAGCAGAAAGTTTTAGAAGCTGTTGAAAAACTGCATTATATACCTAACATGAATGCCAAATTATTAAAATCTAATAGAAAAAATACTATAGGACTTTTTGTAACAAGTTTACAGGGTGATTTCTATAACGTATTAACACAGGCGATTCATTTACAGTGTAAATTAAATAATTATATGCTTAATATTTACGTAAGCAATGATAATTCACCGGATGAAATTTATAGAATGATTATTGCATCAGGTGTAGCAGGAGCCATTATTTATCATGAAGATTTGACAGGTGATTATGTAAAAAGAATCGCAACAGTCAATATTCCAATGGTATTTATTGACAGAGATAGTAAAGACAAAAACATTTCAGGTGTATTAGTTGATGATAAGCTTGGGGCAACAATGGCAGTTGACCATTTAATCAAACTTGGTCATAAGCGAATCGGATATATTCACGGAAATGAAACAGGAGATGATAAGCACCGTTTCCAGGGATATAAGGAAATGATGGAAAAAAATAATCTTCCAATTGATGAAGACATAATTTTAAGAGGATATTACGAAGAAGCATTAGCATATAGTGAAATGCGTTCAATGTTATCAAGTGGAATCAAACTTCCTGATGCTATGTTTTGTGCCAATGATGAAATGGCATGGGGATGTATTCAGGCATTACAGGACGTTGGAATTAAGGTTCCTGAAGATGTAAGTGTTATCGGATATGATGATAGTACTTTAAGTGCGTATTATGGAGTCCCACTTACAACAGTTCACAGTCCAATTGTCGAAATGGGTAGTGCCAGTGCAAATGAGTTATTCAGATTGTTAAACAGTGAGGGAGACAAAAGTGGTACAGTAACTAAGTTGTCACCAACAATGGTTTACAGAAGCTCATGTGGAAAGCATAAGGAACGCAAATAA